Below is a window of Nicotiana tabacum cultivar K326 chromosome 19, ASM71507v2, whole genome shotgun sequence DNA.
ACATCAAGATATATTAAGTAAAACAAAAAGATTATTTCACCCTTGTCTTTAGCTTTAATTTCAGTTGGAGAATGAAACACTTCATTCGAAATTTTATAATCAGATATATAGAGTTGATTCACTTAGTATGAAtggggaaaaaaaagaaataagattGTATGTTACTCAACCAAGATGCTTTTACAATGGTAAGAACTAATCATATGTTTTGTGAGTTTGTACACTGACAACCTTTGAAAATTCCGCCACAACATCAAAAAACTGTAGGAACCATAATTGGTTTGCTAATTGAAATGTGAAAAGACTCATTAACAACAAGATAATAGAGAAATGGAGGACGAAAAATCTGGATATGAAGTAAAAAGATTTATGTTAGTATATCTTCTGGTACAGGAGGTATCTGATCACAGAAATAGTAACATTCTGATAGGCATAGTATAAGTTATGCGCAAGCATGATCATAtcaaagtaacaacaacaattaatctTCAACACAAAACTAAATTGGTCGGCTCTATGAATCCTCAACATCTGTTCTGATCCATTTGCACCAGTTTCATTCCAGCACTTATATTTGTCTTTTAAAGACAAATTGATCCCAACTAATATGACTTATCCAAAAGCAGCCCCACTAATATGATCAAATCAAAGAGCAGAAGTATATACCTGATGGCATGACAATCGTTTTGAAAGCTCCTTGCAGTCGCCTCTTGCCAGCTCATACAGAGGAAGATCATCAGGACAACCATCTGGTTTCACCCATTTGAACTCAGCTCTAGTAGCTTTCTTAAGATCATCCAAATGGTTCTCATTccttaccaaaaaatataatccactaggcaagccaacaacccTATGAACAAACAGAGCAGCATGGACTTCACTATCCCAAGCAAGTGATCTAAATGGCAATGCCAATTGCCTAGCATGCTTCTCCCCGTCACAAGAACCAGAAGGCATACAATGCAACAATATCTGATAAAATGTGTCGTTTGCCATTTCGGTAAAACCATCCATATCAACCGCGCTCCTACGCTTTCTAACCAATTCCCTTAAACTTAAATCCTTATAAGAGCTTTCACTGATTGTTCCACTTCTCTGAAATGGATCAACTACAGATCCATTAAACATTGTTAATGGCTTTTTCGCTGCTTCAGCTGTTCTATATATGATATCCCAACAAATATGCTCTTTACTAAGCACATTAGGCTTGCCATTCCAATCCAAACCCGAAAGCTCCGAAATACCATTACTCAACTCCTTATAATCCACTTCAAATTCATTCACACCACTAGGAATAACCAAAAGAACACAATCCGGATGTTCAAATTCGATCTCAGGCATTGTCCCCTTCACTGGCCGAGACGGGATATTAAACTTGGGAAAAATTTCAAGGCCCATTAACTTCTCCAACTCCTCATAACCCAATCCATCTAGAACCTTCGCATCCCATCCAAGCCCTGCTGCTGCCATTGAAACAGCAGCAATAGCATGACCTACATCATGATTACAATACCTAAATGCCCTTTCACCATACTTCCAAGCTTCTCTCCAAAAAATAGATGATAATCCAATAAGGAAAGAATTTTCAGGGAAGAATCTTGTGAAGAACCCAGATTGAAATTGAGCTCTAATTTCCAAAGAATGCTCTTTTGGAGCATAATGGGCCACAAAACCTTTATCTGACACTGATTCAACAGGTGGACAAATAATATAAGCTTCAGTTGGATGAAGGTTTCCACTACTAGGGTTTACCCGAAGGGACCAAGTTGAAAACCCAGTAGATTTCCAAGCAGATAAGGctaaagaataataaaaaaactgAGAAATTGTGGAATGGGAAATGGGTTTTGGAAAAGGGAGAGTCTTGAAAAGTGAGGAGTAAAGAGGAGATGATTCATCCGGAAATGGAGAGTGTAAGAGAGGGATGAGTGGAGAAGAAACGTAACGGCGAAAAGGGTTGGGCTGATTGGCCCAATCAAGACCACGAGGGCCACGAGCGTAGTTTGTGAAAGAGTGTTTCGTTTCTTTGTGGTATTTCAAGACTTGCGCTAATAATAAAGCttgtttttcttcatcttcttgctGTTGGTCCAACTGTTGATGAGTTGTTTGTGAAGATGAAGTGGACATGGAGTGAATTGGGATTATTAGTTTTCTGGGGATGATTTTGGGGTTGAAGAGGAGAGATTGACGGTGGAAGGGAAGAGGAATTTTGTGATGAAGCAGAAGCATTTTTCtgctgttttatttttgtttctatttctatAACTGTCATTAACCATATTTTGGGAAGGGGGGGTAATGTTCTGGAGAAGAAGTTTGGTTTGGTACCTGAAGTTTTCGGAATGTTCCATGTTTGATGGACCCATATTAGATCGACTTGCTCCGAGCGTCAACGGGTTACTTTCATTGGGCTCGGGTCATGTAAACAATCCAGCTGTGAGTACCTGCAATTGATCTGAGGTTAGGCCCAATGGGTGACATGCAACAACAATCCCAGCAGCGGCTCCCTCCCTTTTCTCTTGAAAAAAAAATGGACAGTTTTTAGCTCTTAATTCTTGAAGTTCTTATGCTGACTTGGTGTATCGACATTTTTCAGCATTGGTCTTTAATTTTGGGTTGGGTTATGTGATCCTGTATACTAACATATATGAAGGTGTAAATGTACAAATATATTTAGCGTCTCTGCcaaagataaaaataattatgTTGATGAAAACATTGTTTTTAGTCTGAATTCTTTCCTATGTCTGGAAATCAAAACACTACGAATAatgtttaatttttaaaatcaaacaaGTTTAATTTCCCGTTCCAAACAAGTTGCGAAACCTAAGTTCATAATCATTTTAACTTTACTTTTTCAAAGGATAGCGAATGTCGTATACTAGGAGCTAGAACTTGCATAAGTACACCATAATGCATTTTTTATAAGCGATATCACATTTAAAAGAGTaaacaaataaatttaaaatggcgttacaaaaaaaataatttaaatcatATCAATCATTTTTAAAGATGCTAAGGGAACGTAAAATTTAAAAGGCCAATAATGCATTTGTTTTGGGCTCGAACCTAGAATGAAACTCGAGAATTGTAACGACTTAATCAGCGACCAAACAATCTAGATTAATCAAGTGGTATCATTATATATTATTACacgatatttattattttttatatattatttatatgtgTATTTGGTGAAATTTTCCGGCGAAGTAGTATTACGTGATACCGCGCCTAAGGTAAATCCGCCCCGGTTAGAGAAATTTGAGGTGGAGTATGGTTGGCCAATGAGGTGGCTGTCAGGCGCCCAATTGCGGCGTCCGCGGTAGTGACTGACACATAGAAGAGTGTGATATGCAAGGGGAAACGGGCCGCTAACAATTCGGCGTTCTTTGCAAAAAAGTAACCGATGTCGTCAGAGTTGCCAATTTTGGGTAACTGAATTCATTTCCAATTCAGTATTCACTATCTACTGACTACCACCCTTAAACGAGTATTAACGATAACGGAAGATTAATGGTTAGCTCATAATATGATTGGATCAACATAGGCGGATTAATTTAGAGTAAATAATTAATCACAATCCGACCCGTcaacttaatatatatatatacaattagtCACAAATTAGACCCGATCGTTCCACGACATATAAAAGCAAGCACGAGGAATTATCAAGAATATTTAATTAGGTTGGTCCGGTTCAGGAGAGGGGGATGGATTGGGTTTAGCAGTTGGTGATTACGTGCAATGTGCGCTAATCTAGTTGGATAACTACAGGAGTAATATTTTTAACATTACTGGCAGTCTCCACTTTTCACACTCCATTTGCTGCAATAAGCAAATATCACTGACTACAAAAAGGACTGCATGTTCCTCTTCCTCTTTCGCTCTTCGGTGCTCCCACAACCCTTTCTTCCTTAGGTCTATTCAACTCACCTCAGCTCTCGGTTCTTTGATCCAGTGTTTGCCTCTGTTTCTTGCAGGTATGATAACTTTCTTGCTTTGTTCCTTTTCATACCCTATTTAGAACCTTATTCTTTTCCTTCTTACTACTATGTTGATCTTTTACCCTTCAACAATTAAGCTTTTTCTGTCTTGAATTATGTGTTTATTTAATCATGTTATCTGCAAATTTGATACCTTTGCCGTTTTGTTACTATATCAACCATTCAAGAAGTAAGCTTTTGTTCTTGAATTTGGTGCTTCTTTAAACATTGTTCATCTATAAGTATGTACGTTTGTTGTTGGGTTGTACTATTTCCGTTTACAGAGAAAGTTTAGCTCTTCCCAGAAAGATAACCTTGGAAAAAATAATGGGAGTAAAAGAAAATTGCTTTATTTTTGGTTGATTAACAAAACAATAGGTAAGAACTGGAAATTGTACGGGAATATGAGCATGGGTTTGGCTATTTagcttgagtaaaaaaattcctaTTTTGGAGGATCTCTGGTCAAGAaaaaagtttgatttttttttgctcAGACATACTTATAGCCTGTTTTGCCAAGATTTTGTTTTTGgaccaaaagtgcttttttttagtcaaaaagtgtttttttttggtcaaaattaaagtatttggccaagctttgagaagaaggagaagcattttcggagaagcagaaaaattagcttcttttcaaaaatacttttttgaaaaacacttttgagaaaaatacacttagaagcactttttaaaagcttggccaaacactaattgttgctcaaaagtgattttcaaattatttagccaaacacaaactacttctcacTTGAAAAGCACTAAAGCGCTTTTCAAATAATCAGATTTTAGAaatttggccaaacatgctattataAGTTTACTGCAAAAAATCTTCCTTAATTgttttttcttcccttttattttttctctatctgATGAAAGAATATATATCTACTAGTGGGGAATAGTTGGAAATAGGTTTTAGTCTTGTTAGTAAGTTGATTTTGAACCTATTTCTTTTCTAGGAGTATTTTGACCTCATCAtagatttatatattattatgcCCTTAAAAATTTAGAGaacttttaatattatttatgtatattaaatgcttttatttttattcaatatcATGATGACATGAGTTGAGCGTAGCTGGAGACATATAGTCAGTAAGGATTCATGTAGCCGAACCCTGCTTTTTTGAGACTGAGGGGTGAGATGTAGTTGTTGTTGGTGAGGACATGGCTTAACTATACTACTGCTTCTGTATGTTTACAATTTGGTTGACGACAGACTCTTTTACCAGAAACAATTGCAAAATTGAAAAGCTCTTCTTGAAAAAGCAGACTTATTCCTGTAGATAGACCATGGTTGGCTTGAAATCTTAACAGACTTGTGGAGGGTCTTTTTAAGTGCCCTCTCTTCTTTTGGGGATTTAAATAGGAGAAACATAGCAATTTGGTGGTTGATGTTTGTTCATAAACATGACCAACCGTTGAAGATAGGTCATATAATATATCTGGTGAATTTTGTTGCGTCACTTCATACCTTGTTAGTTCCTCTCTATGTTGCCTTGTTCTTGTCTGTTTAGCAGCTCTAGATTTTTGTATTAAGTTGTATgtccttttgttttttttatgttGACCAGACTTTGCAGGATAACCAGAATTAGCAAATATGAAGTGTGCAGGAAGGATGGGAATCCACTATATGCAGAAATTGAACGCGGCGAATGTTCCAAAAGAATTAGTAGAAAAAGGACAGAATCGTGTTATAGAAGCATCTCTTACACTTATTCGTGAAAGAGCAAAGCTTAAGGTAATGTAGGATGTGGAAGAATGTAATTTATAGTGGGGCAAATATGATGAAATGATATGCATTAGTATTGCTTATTTTTGTATTTGGCTACAGCAAGCTAATTGTGCAAGTACTAATTATGAGTAGAACCTTTTGTAAAAGGGTTTTGAACTAATGGCCTAACAGCACCCATGCAAAAGCTTTCTTTGGTTTATCTTGGTGGTTCTTAATGGTGTGGGTGATTGTAGATTCAGTATTGAGTTCTCATGTAAAGTAGTTTTACATATGATAATCATCATTAGAAAAAAGTTTTGTATGACTGGAATTGAAATGCATGACTAAACATTTCGCCAGCAGCAGAGATGTTTCTAAGTTTTGTATTTTTTGCTTTATTACAGGCAATTGTTTGCCATTTTAAAAACAGTGTTAACGTTCTGCTTGATCTGTATCCCTACATCATCACTTAATCTAGTCATACAAATGTAATGGGAAAGTGGTAGGTGTATCCTAATATGATAATGGTCAATTTCTTtatcatggttaatagtatagaACATGGGGGTACCAGGGGAGAAGGAGAGAAAGAAGCTAGCAGCTACTTCTGTTGCATTGTCTTACAAGCTCTCCCATTCGCACTGACTTACAAGTTGGTTCTGCTTTGACGAATGAGTTATTTTTCTTTAAGACCATTGACGTGAATGAGTGACCTTATTCCCTTCCTGATCTTTTTAAGTTATTCTTATAGGGAGAGCTTATTCGTGCTCTCGGAGGTGCTGTGGCTTCAACGTCTCTTCTTGGAGTTCCGTTGGGACATAACTCTTCATTTCTCCAAGGGCCAGCATTCGCTCCTCCTCGTATACGAGAGGCTATTTGGTGTGGCAGCACTAACTCCACGACCGAGGAAGGTAAATCAAGTTATCTACCTGTTAAAACGATTATTCTTCACATCATTTACTTCGTGCGAGATGAGGTTCAAACGACAATAATTTCTTTGGGGAGTATCAATCACAATCCTATATTCAATAAATATTGGGTTAAGCTTTATACTCATTCTATTCCATATCAGATCTAGTTCCAGTTGAGATTTTGATATACATGGTGAAAGCCATCTTtcttaacccccccccccccggattCTTCTCACGTCATTCTTGAAATCTATTTGTAGTGACTAAAGAGTGCAATGCGTATTTTTTGCAGAACCATCTGCATTTCCATGTAAATTACCGTACAGAAGTCTGGAAAGTCAATAATCACTTTCATCATGTTGTGTAAGGAAGAATTCATTACTCTGGAATTGTTTAATTtaatagtgaggggaaagaagggggggggggggggttcgaaAATTGTAAAGAAGATGTAGGTGTTTGAACCTAAAACCTTAGTTCAGTAGTGGTTACACCAGCCAAACTAGCCCCTTTATCCAAGATTTTATCTTGACGCAAAGCGCAGCTTTCAATTATATTATTAGATAAGTGGTCAGAATCATTCACTTCGTAGACCTTTTTCTCTGCATTTACTAGTAGCTGTTCTATCTCCCGTTCGAGCTGCTGCACATGTCCATTTGGTTCATTTGCCAGATACCTCGGTGTTTTGGCCTCCTCTGTTGTAGGTCTTGTTGAAGTGTGTGAACTGGCTCATCGACtgatttagagcccgtttggattggctgattgtaaatagctgataagtttgaagtgctgaaactgattttttaaaaaagtatttaCGCGTTTGGATAGACGTGCTAAAACTGATAATAAGCAGTTGATGTGTTTGGTAGAAAAGTGCTGATAAGCTGTTCTTttaataaaatgacaaaaatatccttaaaaactTTACAAAAGATTATGAATTAAAAAGTTTCTTGTAATGAAAAGGATGAACAACAAATATGGAATGAAGAGgaagttagaaaatttattttgggaaaaatattttgtgaattaaaaaatattactaaggataaactagtaaaagcctaggtcaaactaaaagtgcttataagctgaaaaatcataagttgggggtgaccaacttatgacttatggCTGCTTTTAGCTCATAAGCACTTTGAgtgtttaccaaacgcgtagataagccaaaagatgattataagccagtttgaccagcttataagcttagccaaacacctcTTAAACTGTTAGAAATGGacattttctatttatttattttagattgcAGTCTCATCATGGGCGGGCTTAATTTTCATTGTGCCACGCACGTAAGTATTTTTGTGATGGTCAATAGTGAGACTCAAATTCAAGACCCATGTATGCTGATAAATATTAAAGTGTGCTAATCGTCTCATCGAAAACCTTAAGCTGCTAGGTAGAAGTTACGTATTTAGTTCATTGTTGTAGAAATTCGATGTCATGGTGCTAACTTTAATTTTGGATATCTGACGCTTTGCTGCTGGTGCTTTGATGTTCTATGATTAAGAGAAGTGTTGTTTTGCTGGTTACAATACTATATTACATTTTTGTAAAGCTTAGTAGCCTAGATTGAGCTATTTTTTCGGCAAATGCACCGTAATGAAGTTTCAAAGATTATTGGTTGACaccaagagagaaaaataaaaataaattaattgaatCTTAATGAAGAAACTTGATGTTCTAAATTGTTTTAACCATGTGTGGCTTGAAGCTTATGGTCGCTCTTCCGGATTTTGCTCATAATCTGAAGGGTTAATCAATCACTATTTCATGTTCCCTTTTTCTAGGATGACCGCTTGATCTAGAGTAATTCGGTCTTCCTTGTTCTCCTATTCATCTCTTGCATCTACTGATCAGCTTTTTAGCAACTGATCAATGTTGTTTGGAAGATTTTCTCTATTTGACGGATCCTTCTAGATAACATGATATTCAATTATCACTAGGAAGTCTCACTATAAAGTAGCACCAAAAAATGCTGTCTGATTGCTTGAACAGCCAGGCACTCAGTCTAATTTGCTAAACCTCCTGAATGTTATTATCGGCAATTTTCACCATACATGTTGACATTCCTTTTAGCTAACTGATATTCGAAGTTTGAAATCTAAACAAGTTATTTCTATTACGCAGGAAAAGAATTAAATGATCCACGCATCTTGACCGATGTTGGTGATGTGCCAGTTCAAGAGTTACGAGATAGTGGCGTTGATGATGATAGGTTGATGAGTATCATAAGTGAATCTGTCAAGCTAGTGATGGAGGAGGTAAACCATCTTTTATGTAAATAACTTCTGAGAAAGTATTTGGAGTCCTTTTTCTGCAAGGGATGGATACTAAAATCATAGGCCTTGCTAGAACGGTGGGAGCCATTCAAGTTAGAGAAATTACTAAATCTGTTTTATAACGTCATATCAAACTTCCGAAACCCCCTCCCTCCCAAAACCAGGAAAAAAAAAggatatataattttttatttctttttcttatgtcTGAGTCCTACCTGCTCCATTCTAAAATTTTAGCTTTAACTTTATCTTTTCTATGCTTATATTATTTAAAGTTACCAATGTGAGCTCTCACCTTCATTCATGTCTAGGAGAAGTTAAAAAGGGAAAAGGAGAGTTCTCTTCATGACGTCATATGCCGTTCTCATGGATCTTTTATCCATAATATGATTTTTAGAGCTGGAAGGACCTGCTTGAGACAGTTTACTGATGACTATATGGGCATCAAAATATTGTTGCTTTCTCTGCACTGCCACAATAGTCCTTGCCAAAATTTTCACCTCAAAgtgaacaaaagaaaaagatcTTCAGTTGAATGAAAGAAATCAGTTTTTCCCAGCTGTTATCCAATGAAGCATCAAAACTCACTTTTGTTGTATGATTTCCTTGCTTCTGAATGGAATGTTAATATACTTTGATGTCGGGATAAACAATTCTCTACAATTATGAACTCTACTCAAAGTAGTTCTTATTAGGCAACGGTTTATATGCTTcagtttctttctcttcttttccccGTACTTAATAATTTGTTAATTCAATTCTCGTATTGACTTTTCAGGATCCATTGCGCCCCTTGGTGTTAG
It encodes the following:
- the LOC107770140 gene encoding uncharacterized protein LOC107770140, producing the protein MLLLHHKIPLPFHRQSLLFNPKIIPRKLIIPIHSMSTSSSQTTHQQLDQQQEDEEKQALLLAQVLKYHKETKHSFTNYARGPRGLDWANQPNPFRRYVSSPLIPLLHSPFPDESSPLYSSLFKTLPFPKPISHSTISQFFYYSLALSAWKSTGFSTWSLRVNPSSGNLHPTEAYIICPPVESVSDKGFVAHYAPKEHSLEIRAQFQSGFFTRFFPENSFLIGLSSIFWREAWKYGERAFRYCNHDVGHAIAAVSMAAAGLGWDAKVLDGLGYEELEKLMGLEIFPKFNIPSRPVKGTMPEIEFEHPDCVLLVIPSGVNEFEVDYKELSNGISELSGLDWNGKPNVLSKEHICWDIIYRTAEAAKKPLTMFNGSVVDPFQRSGTISESSYKDLSLRELVRKRRSAVDMDGFTEMANDTFYQILLHCMPSGSCDGEKHARQLALPFRSLAWDSEVHAALFVHRVVGLPSGLYFLVRNENHLDDLKKATRAEFKWVKPDGCPDDLPLYELARGDCKELSKRLSCHQDIASDGCFSLGMIAHFDPTLRNKGSWMYPRLFWETGVLGQVLYLEAHAVGISATGIGCFFDDPVHEILGLKGSEFQSLYHFTVGGPVVDKRIMSLPAYPGPSVDA